In Vanessa atalanta chromosome W, ilVanAtal1.2, whole genome shotgun sequence, a genomic segment contains:
- the LOC125075667 gene encoding piggyBac transposable element-derived protein 2-like, with product MAEPLVCQVIACVIYRDRQKYALEVAVLIFTLNMVFITMSSKRLNVSNYYNGLEEAVIAVLEDSDSEADYEFAIIPPEPSILTDEEEGADEAIITASLPRDVPGNIEVFRSNKDTIPCADLDSSDDEPLAEKAKRSRRQQPVQPVWHTCSPTYSTTTQERTEVIARQKLVKEQFQDLTPVQIFEKIFDDEVISLIITNTILYANQNNRHTFRLDSVDLKKFIGILILSGYHKLPREDLYWSYDEDVGVEMKNNVSKIFIYNTPLYTIEYTPL from the exons ATGGCAGAGCCCCTCGTGTGCCAGGTTATAGCCTGCGTCATATACCGAGACCGGCAGAAATACGCTCTCGAGGTGGCGGTGTTGATTTTTACGTTAAACATG gtttttattacaatgagTTCGAAACGTCTTAACGTTTCTAACTATTACAACGGCTTAGAGGAAGCAGTCATTGCTGTTTTAGAAGATAGTGACAGTGAGGCTGATTACGAATTCGCGATTATACCACCAGAACCTAGCATCTTAACAGATGAAGAAGAAGGTGCCGACGAGGCCATAATTACTGCCTCTTTACCCCGGGATGTGCCTGGTAATATAGAGGTATTTAGGAGTAATAAGGATACAATTCCATGTGCGGACCTTGACAGCAGCGATGATGAGCCTTTGGCTGAAAAAGCAAAGAGAAGTCGTCGTCAACAGCCAGTTCAGCCAGTATGGCATACGTGTTCACcaacatactctactacaactCAAGAAAGAACTGAAGTTATAGCTAGACAGAAACTAGTAAAAGAACAATTTCAAGATCTAACCCCagtacaaatatttgaaaaaatatttgatgatgaaGTGATTAGCttgataattacaaatacaattttatatgctAATCAAAACAATAGACACACCTTTCGACTGGACTCTGTTGACTTGAAAAAGTTTATAGGCATATTGATATTATCTGGGTATCATAAGTTACCCAGAGAAGATTTGTATTGGTCTTATGATGAAGACGTAGGCGTCGAAATG AAAAACAATGTTTCGAAAATTTTCATCTATAATACGCCGCTGTACACAATCGAGTACACCCCCCTCTAA